Within the Natranaeroarchaeum sulfidigenes genome, the region CAGTATTAAAGCTGCTAATCAGCCTTTTCTCCGGTCGGCGCTTACGTTCTCTCGATTATGACAGAAAGATCCACGATCGATAGGCGAACGTATCTCAAAGCAGCAGGCGCGGTCGGCGTCGCTGGAGTTCTGGCGGGGTGTGCTGATAACGGTGAAGAGCCAGCCGACGAACCCGCAGATAACGACGGTACAGCGACTGTCCTCGTTGGGCCGGACGGTCAGAACATCTTCGAGCCGGAGGAGCTAACGATCGACGCCGGGACAACGGTCGAGTTCATCTGGGAATCCGATACACACAACCTGGCGCTGGTCGAGGGGCCTGATGACGGCTGGGACGGTTACGACGAAATCGAAGACGAGGGGTTCGAGTACGAACACACGTTCGAGGTGGAGGGTACCTACGAGTACGTCTGTGAGCCCCATGAGGCACAGGGTATGTTCGGCACGATTATCGTACAGTGATACGCAAGATATTATTATATCTCGCCCCTGTTGTGGCACTTGTTATTAATGACTCCTACTGATATAATAACATATTTGTATGCGACTACCGTTGATGCGTGTATGGAGCAAACACGACGACGTCTGCTCGCGAGTACCGGTGGACTACTGACTGCAAGCGCATTCGCTGGCTGTCTCGGGGACGACGATGAGGCAGGGGCGAACGGTGACGAAAACGGTGACGAGAATGGAGGGGCTGCCGCAGCCTCGGTGACGTTCCTCGTCGAAGGAGTGGGCGGTCACGATCACGACGACGATCACGACCACGACGACGACCACGACGACGATCACGACCACGACGACGACCACGACGACGATCACGACGACGACCACGACCACGACGACGATCACGACGACGATCACGACCACGACGACGGCCTCTCGCACGACGAGATCGATCACGCCTGTGGTCACATGGAGTACGATGACGAGGATCCGATCGAAGCGGCTGACTCACCGGAAGACGCACCGGTCGTGTCCGATACTCACCAGCCGTTCGATGTGTCCATCGAAGGCGATACCGGCTACGTAGCCTTCGAAGCTGGGGACGACGACGACCACGATCACGACGACGACCACGATCACGACGACGATCACGACCACGAC harbors:
- a CDS encoding plastocyanin/azurin family copper-binding protein, producing MTERSTIDRRTYLKAAGAVGVAGVLAGCADNGEEPADEPADNDGTATVLVGPDGQNIFEPEELTIDAGTTVEFIWESDTHNLALVEGPDDGWDGYDEIEDEGFEYEHTFEVEGTYEYVCEPHEAQGMFGTIIVQ